From Zea mays cultivar B73 chromosome 3, Zm-B73-REFERENCE-NAM-5.0, whole genome shotgun sequence:
AAAAAAGGGTGAACGGTTATCACTCTCACCAGCATGAGCGGGATGATCAGGACTCCCTAGTTTGGGAGGGCCCTAAGAAGTTGGCTCAGTCGGATAGTGTGAGCATTAAGGATTGTCCCATCTcgtataaggaccagtttgtcataaCTCCTTACCTaaactcttatcaagtacaaccactcgcggCTGTTTGGGCAATCGCTTGATCCGAACTTGCATGGTCTGTACTCTAGGGTTATCGGTGGTTGGGGAGCACAGGAAGGACAAGGAGGGGGAATAATTCCGTCCTGGTTTGGGCGAGGAGGTGACCTTTTTCCTtttggtataaccgttaaggtaaagtcatgcaagggagaagaaagtttcggtattcggatctcacgacggtgagattgcagaaaccggactagtgggtaaagtgtacacctctgagcAGAGTAAAaaatctattcgaatagtccgtgtccacggatatggatgagttATGGCAAGGATttgacaattaatgttttgttttcccaaATGTTTTGAAAATGATTTTGAAAGGTCCGGCATTGAGTCATGAGCTATGATGGGCGGGAAGTCTAGTAGTCgttttttaaaataaaaaccgATGGGAAACTACCGAGATTCCTTGATGGTTTAGTTCAGTggatttggttttatttttgaaaaacttcctgctcctttggcagaggatgtgctttgaaaataaaatgttttacaaaatagcgCTACATCAAAAATTGGTTTTTCCGCAAAATACGCtgagctccacatactccatgcattatatTTGATCTTCCCATTCCGTGGATGAAGGTGGGCTGCTAGGTACGTAAGCACTCACTCTtgtttatttgttgtttttcagataaGGAGATCGCTAATTGGGTAAGAGTTACACCTTTTTCCCAACAATGCCTATGGCTATTGCACCGCTGATTTTCTTCGCTGCATATATTGTACCGCTTCAAGCCTACTCtcatgatatgtctcgagttgtggaccaactgcttcagccccacttagATAAAAAGTATCGTGTAATTTGTGAGAAACAAATTTTTATATGTAATGTGGACATATAAATTAATATTCATAGGAATTACATATGGTTTTGAGTATTGgaactacataataataatcaAACGCGAGGGCACTACGATTATTCTTAGGAGCTTGTTGTGTTAGGAGTGGATTGAAGGGAATTGGATGAGATTAAATTTCTTGTTGAGTTAAAAATGAATAGAGAGGAATTTAATCCCTTCAGTTTTATCCAATCCATATGCAACCGAACAAGGTGTAATACAGCTGCCTTAGctcatttattattatttttagcaTATATAGTAACAAACCATATTATTATTTTTAGTGCATAACACTAGCAGTTTGGAAGAGCTTTATTTTTAGTGCATAGCATTAGCAGCTTGCTATAGCTTTATTTTTACTGCCCTTATTCTTAATGCATAGCACGAGCAGCTTGCTAGAGCTTTATTTTTACGGCCCTTATTTTTAGTGCATAGCACAAGCAGCTTGCTTGAGCTTCACATAAAGCAACCGCCCTAGCTCCTTCATATCTACAGCCTCCATGCACACGATCATGCGGACGTCGCCGGTGGCACCACCGTAGTACGTTGTCCTCTCATCGTTCATCAAGTGCACAAAGCCGCCGCAGAAGGACTCCGCCAGCGACATGAATTGCGGCTTTCCCCACCCAAAATCTGCGTCGTACTGTGGCCTACCCAACCAGCTTGTAATATTCAGGAACGTCTTTGGCAGGGTGCCTCTCAGAGCCCGTCTCTTGTTCATCTCGGCGGCCTTCTCGTTCTCGAAGTAGTCAATGGCGGACCGCACCAGCTCGTCATCCAACCGCTTGATGGCGCCCTTGATGCGGGTAGCGACGGATCCCAACGCCGCCGTGCCAATATCCCCAGCCGCGCCAGTGACGTATAGCCTGAACACTGCGTTGCCGAAGTAGTGGTTCGGGAGGGGCGGCCTCATCCGGCGGCGGAGCTCGGCGGGAAATACCATGCGCACTTGAGAATCCGGTGGAAGGCGGCGCGCAACGCACGTACACTGCCAGATGAGAGCGCTGACGGCGCAAAAGGTGCTCGTGCCACCGCAGAGGTGCTTCAGGGAGGCGACCTGATCCTTGGAAATGGTGAAGACTTCGATGGCAAGAGGTCCCTCGAGGTCAGAGAGGGTTAGCCGAGGCTGCAATGTCAAGAGTGTGCCGGGGTGGACTGTGGGCGGCGACCGTGCGCGGAGTAGGGTGCGGTCGTGGCACGGGAGCTCCACGGCAGCACGGTCACCATGCTTGCAGAATGCCGACCATGTCTGGAAAAAGTGGAACGCACTTGAAGCGTCTATGGCGGCGTGGTGGAGAGCTGTTCCTAACACCACCCCTCCAGACTTCAAGAAAGTCACCTGCCAGCCATCATAAGCATAAGCACGCCATTAACAGGAGGACCCAATCTATATCTACTTTAGCAGACTACAGTGGACAATGTTAAAAGGCATGGAAGCAATGCAAAGAAAGTAGTGGACCTGTATGGCCAACATGATGGACGATGGCTCGATGCGTGGAACGAACAGCCTCCTCAACTCTGGCGATGGCTTCAATTTCTTGACGTCGTCGATAGTGAGTTCATCATCCGCGTGAGCGACAACAAAGAGTGCACCTTCGCCGTTGCAGCTGATCTCCGTCCTACCATCGTCGCTGTTGTTGCCGAGGCGGCCGGCGAGGGGGTAGAAGGGCACCAAAGCCTTGGCCATAGCCTTTTTGAGTCTGCCCACGTCGAAAAAATCAGCCGCGGCAGCATCATTGGAGCTGTACAAGTAGATGGTTGGGGTATGGCCTATGTTGGCCACCAGGATGTCCAAGGAAGAGAGCCAGAGGCCCTTCCTTGGCGTCGGCTCGCTCGGCGCTATAAATGATGACTCTACCACCTGCACCTTCAAATCCATCGATTCCATATCTTCTTCTTCCCACGATTCAAGAACTGCAAAAATACCCTACCTCATACAGAATGCAATGCGACTTACTGTGGGCATGCATATACTATGCAATAAgccaaaagggggggggggggggggtgctgaGTGAGAACGGAGAACAGGGAGGAGCGCATGCAGGATGGAGTTGTGGACTTTGCTGTCGACGCCAGCATTCAGCCAAGAAGAATACCTCAGTTTTGCGATGGCTGAAGGGGCGGGCCGCGGGGGTGAACGTACTGTAAATGCACTCTAATGCTGTTTGTATCCATCATTAGCGGCCCTTAAAATAGGCTACAACAGATGACAAAGACTGATGAGTAATGCTCACGAACTGTAAAGCCGGAGTGGCTAGAATGTGGCCACGAACACCGGACATGCTGGATTCTATTACTTTTGATCGTTATGTACGTCATGGTACTTTATATTATTTTGTGGATTAATTTTTATCTAAAATTCATACTAAAAGTCTTTAGGTCCAAGGCCATGGGCATCACACGGACACAGTATTTGTGTGCAATCTCACCGCTAAAGATTTTGTCGTGCTTCCGCCTGACAAGCACAATATCGGGTACCCAGAAAAGGGGTACACAAGACGAGCGCAAACACCTCTCTATGGCTTATTTACTTATTTACTGACTAAATCTTAGCCGAGCAAGTCTGCAAGATGGGGCAAACGACCAAGGTCCCGTCGAGTAATTCTACGAGGCTGGGCGACCAAACCCCGTCAAGTAAGTCTGCAAGGCGGGGCGACCGATCAAGCCTCCGTCAAGCAAGTCTGCGAGACGGGGCGACCGACCAAGCCCCCGTCAAGCAAGTCTGTGAGGCGAGGCGATCGACCAAGCCCCCGTCGAGCAAGTCTATGAGGCGGAGTGAACGACCAAATCCCCGACGAGCAGATCCGCAAGGAAGGAACATGGGACGACGTTGTTGGCCCACAACGGCCGTGACAAGACACAACGTCACCAAACCACGACTAGGCCGTACCTACGGTACCAAAAGGCCTCAGACGGACACGATGGAACACCCCCGCGTGCATCCATGGATATGCCTTCACAACTCGCGGGGCTGACTAACCCCAGTCGCGGAGGCCTCAACACCGGAGTCTCTACAGTGACTCATACATCAGAAAGGACGAGACAATATCCCATACCGGGCGTATACCTATGTGTGCTTGATAGTGACTTAAGGGGTATGATGGAAGATGAAGTTGTATCGGACACGATCTTGAACCTTACCATAAGCCTACTTTGCGGGACTCGTTAGGTACCGCAATGCTGGCACCAAGCAAGCTAAAGGGATTCATATACTGAACGAATAAGATGGAACGCCATACTAGTGGTACGGCAGTGCACTACCCTACAGATGGCAGtcccactgttggggacttgttctcaaatgctatgaattaagaacaaggcaacataaaatgttaaatgttaatatacttcgcccttcgaagcattatttccctaaggatataatgattttcggacgaaggttatgaaggacgtaccttcatcagcataaaatataataatgaagaagggatTATATGAATCATATAAGTTAATATGAACAGCTATGAATTATTAACAatccatttctattttattatgatgacggaatagaaatgatatcaaattacaaatgtaccttcagatcgtgagaaggtaaaagcacaagtgtgacgcaaaagccaatgtcaaatccgcgtgaacagtacgggagtactgttcatctatttatagacacgggtcgcagcccatgcaaaattacatccaggccctttgcctttgataataactctatagtaatttatcagggtctagatagccttttcctctttaagtcggtttcctttttcctgccaacatgccgaagctcccttgcgcacgacTTCGGCTCTGTGCaaaccttcgtgttccttgtgcttcgtcctactgtggctctgatccaagtccgaagatacctgttaatgtactttacttcaaaaacattgttaaatcatgtttttgaggaccttcggaagccgaaggcccccaacagtagcccctcgcaatattaatttgttagaataatagattcagattgcgaaatggacgaaggctatgagccgaaggtccgaaaagcaccttccccttgctagaatagcaacagtcattggcaacTGAGACCCTCCAGTCTCCaacataatgggtttataaataggggctcgccacaatttatttgacacgctctcttgccatccgttctgcctgctcaaaaagctttctgcccacaaatattttgtTTTCTCCTTAGTTTTAAGCTCCGGAAACGAGAGgaagaattccgaagagatgtctgaagagaagaaggttgttgccgaaacgaagctgagcctttctgaagagatgcatctaggttttcttgagtcaatagcgaagacgaacacggagaagattacaaaggagatcttagaaggtttatctgaagatactggtgatagtgacagctatgacgcagatagtgggggtgaagactccgaggatcggccatggcgaccaagccattcagtcttcgggaaatcaactatcgggcaaaatcaccttgaaaacatgaaggggagatactttcgggatatgtccattgtgagagcagatgccggagaaagaactgtgtcgggccctgaagatgatgaagtcgttatcttccgaagctttttaaaagctgggctacgattccctttaagcagattcgtggtagaagttctgaaaatatatcaggtttaccttcatcaacttacccctgaagcaataataagactgggaatcttcgtctgggctgtgaagagtcaaggcctagagccaagtgcaaaaagcttttgcaatattcatgaattgttatacgaaacaaaaccctggggcaaagagcaatatcataacaactttggttgctacagcttcggtgctcgctctagatcaagctgtcccgtgcccacctttcggaagagatggcccggagaatggatgaaagaatggttctatgtaaaaaatgatttgaaggttcgagaagatattaaggatatcatcatgcgtcccatctggcagcgcttcggactccggaaaccgaaggtagaaatggatgaagcagccgaagaa
This genomic window contains:
- the LOC100279986 gene encoding putrescine hydroxycinnamoyltransferase 1-like isoform X1 → MESMDLKVQVVESSFIAPSEPTPRKGLWLSSLDILVANIGHTPTIYLYSSNDAAAADFFDVGRLKKAMAKALVPFYPLAGRLGNNSDDGRTEISCNGEGALFVVAHADDELTIDDVKKLKPSPELRRLFVPRIEPSSIMLAIQVTFLKSGGVVLGTALHHAAIDASSAFHFFQTWSAFCKHGDRAAVELPCHDRTLLRARSPPTVHPGTLLTLQPRLTLSDLEGPLAIEVFTISKDQVASLKHLCGGTSTFCAVSALIWQCTCVARRLPPDSQVRMVFPAELRRRMRPPLPNHYFGNAVFRLYVTGAAGDIGTAALGSVATRIKGAIKRLDDELVRSAIDYFENEKAAEMNKRRALRGTLPKTFLNITSWLGRPQYDADFGWGKPQFMSLAESFCGGFVHLMNDERTTYYGGATGDVRMIVCMEAVDMKELGRLLYVKLKQAACAMH